One window from the genome of Labeo rohita strain BAU-BD-2019 chromosome 10, IGBB_LRoh.1.0, whole genome shotgun sequence encodes:
- the ponzr2 gene encoding cornifelin homolog B: protein MSNQMVVMQPQPNMVSRHSDQWESGICDCCNDVPECCFAYWCLPCFTCVKAKKFGECLCLPLLDFFGMVPPITMSIRVSMRQRYGIKGNMCHDCLLVTFCRACVWCQMSREMKARDLQITLVGARHL, encoded by the exons ATGTCGAATCAAATGGTAGTCATGCAGCCGCAGCCTAATATGGTCTCTAGACATTCTGATCAGTGGGAGTCAGGTATCTGTGACTGTTGCAATGATGTGCCTgaat GCTGCTTTGCTTACTGGTGTTTGCCGTGTTTCACGTGTGTAAAAGCCAAGAAATTCGGTGAGTGCTTGTGTCTCCCTCTGCTGGATTTCTTTGGTATGGTCCCACCCATAACCATGTCCATAAGGGTCTCAATGCGCCAGCGTTATGGCATTAAG GGTAACATGTGCCATGACTGTTTGCTGGTCACATTCTGCAGAGCTTGTGTTTGGTGTCAGATGTCAAGAGAGATGAAGGCACGTGATCTACAAATCACTCTTGTTGGTGCCagacatttgtaa
- the ponzr10 gene encoding placenta-specific gene 8 protein isoform X2, translating into MATVVVQQPLGKVGMEAWNSGICDCFQDLSSCCYAYWCFPCFACSTTGEFGESTCLPLLDILGPALMAAFGIGVCVPPVGLAMRVAVRYKYQIGGSICEDIMVTCCCMWCSWCQMSREIKARKNVINIHSVVQTVPVAVNPQVVAVQQPRMVGAAPVGVGPAVQMAPINTGVTTVVM; encoded by the exons ATGGCTACTGTAGTTGTGCAACAGCCTCTCGGCAAGGTTGGGATGGAAGCTTGGAATTCAGGAATATGTGATTGTTTCCAGGACTTGAGTTCTT GCTGCTATGCCTACTGGTGCTTTCCTTGCTTTGCCTGCTCCACCACTGGGGAGTTTGGGGAGAGCACCTGTCTGCCTCTGTTGGACATACTCGGCCCAGCTCTCATGGCTGCGTTTGGAATTGGAGTATGCGTTCCGCCTGTTGGTCTGGCAATGAGGGTGGCAGTTCGCTACAAATATCAAATTGGG GGCAGTATCTGTGAGGACATCATGGTGACTTGCTGTTGTATGTGGTGTTCTTGGTGTCAGATGAGTAGAGAAATCAAAGCACGCAAAAACGTCATTAACATACATTCCGTGGTTCAAACAGTTCCAGTGGCAGTCAACCCACAAGTTGTTGCTGTGCAGCAGCCGAGAATGGTTGGTGCAGCACCGGTAGGAGTTGGTCCTGCAGTTCAGATGGCACCAATTAATACTGGTGTCACAACAGTTGTTATGTAG
- the ponzr10 gene encoding placenta-specific gene 8 protein isoform X1: MATVVVQQPLGKVGMEAWNSGICDCFQDLSSCCYAYWCFPCFACSTTGEFGESTCLPLLDILGPALMAAFGIGVCVPPVGLAMRVAVRYKYQIGGSICEDIMVTCCCIWCSWCQMSREIKARKQSVTVVTTQPVIQTIPMATSQVFASQQSVGVIGASPAAFAPAVQMAPVSSVTTVVK, from the exons ATGGCTACTGTAGTTGTGCAACAGCCTCTCGGCAAGGTTGGGATGGAAGCTTGGAATTCAGGAATATGTGATTGTTTCCAGGACTTGAGTTCTT GCTGCTATGCCTACTGGTGCTTTCCTTGCTTTGCCTGCTCCACCACTGGGGAGTTTGGGGAGAGCACCTGTCTGCCTCTGTTGGACATACTCGGCCCAGCTCTCATGGCTGCGTTTGGAATTGGAGTATGCGTTCCGCCTGTTGGTCTGGCAATGAGGGTGGCAGTTCGCTACAAATATCAAATTGGG GGCAGTATCTGTGAGGACATCATGGTGACGTGCTGTTGTATCTGGTGTTCGTGGTGTCAGATGAGCAGAGAAATCAAAGCACGCAAACAATCTGTCACTGTAGTGACCACACAACCCGTGATTCAAACCATTCCAATGGCAACCTCACAAGTTTTCGCTTCTCAGCAGTCGGTTGGAGTGATCGGTGCTTCGCCTGCAGCATTTGCTCCTGCAGTTCAGATGGCACCAGTTTCGTCTGTCACAACAGTTGTTAAATAG
- the LOC127172541 gene encoding cornifelin homolog has protein sequence MTTVVVQTSQKSGWNTELCDCCQDMNSCCYGFWCFPCFTCTTTGEFGESTCLPLVDMFGPGIMAAFGVPLCAPPVSLGMRVAVRYKYNIRGSICNDIMVTCCCVWCSWCQMSREIKARKQSPTVVTTQPVIQTIPMATTTHIISTQ, from the exons ATGACGACTGTAGTTGTGCAGACGTCTCAGAAGAGTGGCTGGAATACAGAATTATGTGACTGTTGCCAAGACATGAATTCTT GCTGTTATGGGTTCTGGTGCTTTCCTTGCTTTACCTGCACCACCACTGGGGAGTTTGGAGAGAGCACTTGTCTGCCTCTGGTGGACATGTTTGGGCCAGGTATAATGGCAGCTTTTGGAGTTCCACTATGTGCGCCGCCCGTGTCTCTGGGAATGAGGGTGGCAGTTCgctacaaatataatattagg GGCAGTATCTGTAATGACATCATGGTGACTTGCTGTTGTGTCTGGTGTTCATGGTGTCAGATGAGTAGAGAAATCAAAGCACGCAAACAATCCCCCACTGTAGTGACCACACAACCCGTGATTCAAACCATTCCAATGGCAACCACTACACACATTATCTCTACACAGTAG
- the ponzr10 gene encoding placenta-specific gene 8 protein isoform X3 yields the protein MTTVVVQTSQKSGWDSGICDCCHDMNSCCYGFWCFPCFMCTTTGEFGESTCLPLLDIFGPAILATFGIPVCVPPVSLGMRVAVRHKYDIGGSICEDIMVTCCCIWCSWCQMSREIKARKQSVTVVTTQPVIQTIPMATSQVFASQQSVGVIGASPAAFAPAVQMAPVSSVTTVVK from the exons ATGACAACTGTAGTTGTGCAGACGTCTCAGAAGAGTGGCTGGGATTCAGGAATATGTGACTGTTGCCATGACATGAATTCTT GCTGCTATGGGTTCTGGTGCTTTCCTTGCTTTATGTGCACCACCACTGGGGAGTTTGGAGAAAGCACTTGTCTGCCTCTGCTGGACATATTCGGCCCAGCTATCTTAGCAACTTTTGGGATTCCAGTATGTGTGCCACCTGTGTCTTTGGGAATGAGGGTGGCAGTTCGCCACAAATACGATATTGGG GGCAGTATCTGTGAGGACATCATGGTGACGTGCTGTTGTATCTGGTGTTCGTGGTGTCAGATGAGCAGAGAAATCAAAGCACGCAAACAATCTGTCACTGTAGTGACCACACAACCCGTGATTCAAACCATTCCAATGGCAACCTCACAAGTTTTCGCTTCTCAGCAGTCGGTTGGAGTGATCGGTGCTTCGCCTGCAGCATTTGCTCCTGCAGTTCAGATGGCACCAGTTTCGTCTGTCACAACAGTTGTTAAATAG